Proteins encoded in a region of the Raphanus sativus cultivar WK10039 chromosome 8, ASM80110v3, whole genome shotgun sequence genome:
- the LOC108821423 gene encoding lysine histidine transporter-like 7 — protein sequence MSEIKLAMLFDLELQESDGSPSSMSQNLSRDPQPTSSGDGDGGRIPVEEWLPITESRKGNVYTATFHLICSGLGFQLLFLPAAFATVGWLWGTIVLTVGFAWKLYTIWLLVNLHEAVQGIRISRYLRLVIASFGVRLGKLLGIFPVMYLSGGACAILVITGGKTINQLLLIMSENDTEPLTTVQCFLIFSILAVVMSQFPNMNSLFGISLVGSLMAVAYSTAVWTLPLANERNHHQNNVSYTTNDTSFENIINAIGMIAMAFRGNNLVLEIQGTLPSDPNNPSRKTMWRAVVISHVIIAICMFLVAIVVYWAYGDKIPATGGPIGNYLKLYEQGYSKQAACFIHLTFIFYCLCSYPIFLMPSCDNAEMLYITKTQKPCSFFVRMMLRVLLGSVSLLIAVGFSFMTYLAVLIGAVGLLVTSTYPCFMWISLKNPQRKSLMWLFNVLVGSLGVSLSVLLVVGSSLRLADTGLHANFFKP from the exons ATGTCAGAGATAAAATTGGCCATGTTGTTTGATTTAGAATTACAAGAAAGTGATGGTTCTCCTTCATCCATGTCACAAAACCTCTCCAGGGATCCACAGCCAACCTCCAGCGGCGACGGTGATGGTGGACGGATCCCGGTGGAAGAGTGGCTGCCGATCACAGAATCAAGAAAAGGGAATGTTTACACGGCGACGTTTCATCTTATCTGTTCGGGACTTGGTTTCCAATTGCTTTTTCTCCCTGCTGCTTTCGCAACAGTTGGATG GTTATGGGGAACGATTGTTTTAACGGTGGGATTTGCATGGAAGCTTTACACAATATGGCTTCTTGTTAATCTCCACGAAGCCGTACAAGGAATACGTATCAGTAGATACTTGAGACTTGTAATTGCTTCATTcg GTGTGAGGCTTGGGAAACTTCTGGGAATATTCCCTGTGATGTATCTTTCAGGAGGAGCTTGTGCAATTCTGGTTATAACCGGAGGGAAAACAATAAATCAACTTCTACTCATTATGTCTGAAAATGACACAGAGCCACTTACTACCGTGCAATGCTTCTTGATCTTCAGCATCCTCGCAGTGGTCATGTCTCAGTTTCCGAACATGAACTCTCTTTTTGGAATCTCGTTGGTCGGTAGTCTTATGGCCGTAGCATATTCCACCGCAGTATGGACTTTACCTCTAGCTAATGAAAGGAATCATCATCAAAACAATGTCTCTTACACTACAAATGATACAAGTTTCGAAAACATTATCAACGCAATTGGAATGATAGCCATGGCATTTCGCGGGAACAACCTCGTCCTAGAGATACAG GGTACTCTACCTTCCGATCCAAATAATCCTTCGAGAAAGACAATGTGGAGAGCCGTGGTGATCTCTCATGTGATCATCGCGATTTGCATGTTTCTAGTAGCCATTGTTGTATATTGGGCATACGGTGACAAG aTTCCGGCTACGGGAGGTCCAATAGGCAACTACTTGAAACTTTACGAACAAGGCTACTCAAAGCAAGCCGCTTGTTTCATACACCTCACGTTTATCTTCTATTGCTTATGCTCATATCCGATATTCTTAATGCCATCATGTGATAACGCAGAGATGTTGTACATAACGAAGACACAAAAGCCTTGCTCCTTCTTTGTCCGGATGATGTTGCGCGTGTTATTGGGTTCGGTTAGCCTCTTAATAGCCGTTGGATTCTCGTTCATGACTTATCTTGCAGTTCTTATCGGAGCAGTAGGCTTGCTTGTTACGTCTACATACCCGTGTTTCATGTGGATATCTCTCAAAAATCCCCAGAGGAAAAGCTTGATGTGGTTGTTTAACGTTTTGGTGGGAAGTTTAGGCGTGTCTCTCAGCGTTTTGCTTGTGGTTGGCTCTTCTTTGCGTTTGGCTGATACGGGTTTACATGCAAACTTCTTTAAACCTTAG
- the LOC108821660 gene encoding uncharacterized protein LOC108821660 yields the protein MALSFHVRSNSFPSRQHPQATHVDEQLSRLRSSKETTTASSSSICQRLSNLQDLHDSLDKMLRLSITQQTLSQEQIEMILDGSIKILDLCNVSKDGLSQMKESLKEIESILRRKRGDLSAEIKKYLASRKSLKKSFQKVLKNLKTGHNKNKESLAVFGEAEAVTVSLFECMFTFMSGTKSCGKWSLVSKIMSQNKAACEDAENEFTRVDLECQSEKSLKIEDVQNLNSCIEDLEDGIELLSKSLIKYRVSILNI from the exons ATGGCACTTTCTTTCCATGTTCGTTCTAACAGCTTCCCTTCAAGACAACACCCTCAAGCCACTCATGTCGATGAGCAATTGAGCCGATTGAGATCTTCAAA AGAAACAACA ACAGCTTCAAGCTCTTCTATCTGCCAAAGACTTAGCAACCTTCAAGATTTACATGATTCTCTTGACAAGATGCTTCGTTTGTCCATCACTCAACAAACTTTATCTCAAGAACAAATTGAGATGATTCTTGATGGATCTATCAAGATCTTGGATTTATGCAACGTTTCCAAAGACGGTTTATCACAAATGAAAGAGAGTCTCAAGGAGATCGAATCGATTTTAAGAAGAAAGCGTGGAGATCTATCAGCTGAGATCAAGAAATACTTAGCTTCTAGAAAgtctctcaagaaatcattccAGAAAGTACTCAAGAATTTGAAAACCGGCcacaacaaaaacaaagagtCTTTGGCTGTATTTGGAGAAGCAGAAGCTGTAACAGTTTCTTTGTTTGAATGTATGTTTACCTTCATGTCTGGAACAAAATCTTGTGGCAAATGGTCACTGGTCTCAAAGATAATGAGCCAGAACAAAGCTGCATGTGAAGATGCAGAAAATGAATTCACAAGAGTGGACTTGGAGTGCCAATCAGAGAAGTCCTTGAAGATTGAAGATGTGCAGAACTTAAATTCGTGCATTGAAGATCTTGAAGATGGGATAGAGTTACTCTCTAAATCTTTGATCAAATATAGAGTCTCGATTCTTAACATCTAA
- the LOC130498974 gene encoding uncharacterized protein LOC130498974: MSISFHARSNSVPSMQHPQAAYVDEQLARLRSSEAASSSSIYQRLSNLQDLHDSLDKMIRLSITNKALSQYQIEKLLDGSLRILDLCNVAKDALSQMKEGLKEIQSILRRKRGDLFAEVRKYLATRKVLKKSFQKVLKNLKVSQNKENCNKFLVVFGEAEAITIALFESMFSFMSGSKACRKWSLVSKLMSQNKATCEDEANEFTRLDSVFESEKLLKIEDVQMLEWCIQDLEDGIESLSKSLIKYRVSLLNIF, translated from the coding sequence ATGTCTATTTCTTTCCATGCTCGTTCTAACAGTGTTCCTTCAATGCAACACCCACAAGCTGCTTATGTTGATGAGCAGTTGGCCAGATTGAGATCTTCTGAGGCGGCTTCCAGCTCTTCTATTTACCAAAGACTAAGCAACCTTCAAGACTTACATGATTCTCTTGACAAGATGATTCGCCTATCAATCACCAATAAGGCTTTATCTCAATATCAGATTGAGAAGCTTCTTGATGGATCCCTTAGGATCTTGGATTTGTGCAATGTGGCCAAGGACGCTTTATCACAGATGAAAGAAGGTCTCAAGGAGATCCAGTCTATTCTAAGAAGAAAACGTGGAGATTTATTCGCGGAGGTCAGGAAATACTTAGCCACAAGAAAGGTCTTAAAGAAGTCATTTCAAAAAGTACTCAAGAATCTGAAAGTGAGCCAAAACAAAGAGAACTGCAATAAATTCTTGGTTGTGTTTGGAGAAGCAGAAGCTATAACAATTGCTTTGTTTGAATCTATGTTTAGCTTCATGTCCGGATCTAAGGCTTGTAGAAAATGGTCTTTGGTCTCAAAGCTGATGAGCCAGAACAAAGCTACATGTGAAGATGAAGCAAATGAATTCACAAGATTGGACTCTGTGTTTGAATCAGAGAAGTTACTGAAGATAGAAGATGTGCAGATGCTAGAGTGGTGCATTCAAGATCTTGAAGATGGAATTGAGTCACTCTCAAAGTCATTGATCAAATACAGAGTCTCACTTCTTAACATCTTTTAG
- the LOC108821780 gene encoding uncharacterized protein LOC108821780: MALSFHVRSNSFPSRQHPQAAHVDEQLNRLRSSETASSSSICQRLSNLQDLHDSIDKMLRLSITQQTLSQEQVEMILDGSIKILDLCNVAKDGLSKMKESLKEIESILRRKRGDLSAEIKKYLASRRFLKKSFQKVLKSLKTGQNKNKESLAVFGEAEAVTVALFESLFSFMSGPKACGKWSLVSKMMSQNKTACEAEVNEFTRVDLECQSEKSLKIEDVQNLDSCIQDLEDGIESLSKSLIKYRVSILNI; encoded by the coding sequence ATGGCACTTTCTTTCCATGTTCGTTCTAACAGCTTCCCTTCAAGACAACACCCTCAAGCCGCTCATGTCGATGAACAATTGAACCGATTGAGATCTTCAGAGACAGCTTCTTCATCTTCGATTTGCCAAAGACTTAGCAACCTTCAAGATTTACATGATTCTATTGACAAGATGCTTCGCTTGTCCATCACGCAACAAACTTTATCTCAAGAACAAGTTGAGATGATTCTTGATGGATCTATCAAGATCTTGGATTTGTGCAACGTTGCCAAAGACGGTTTATCAAAAATGAAAGAGAGTCTCAAGGAGATCGAGTCAATTTTAAGAAGAAAGCGTGGTGATCTATCTGCTGAAATCAAGAAATACTTGGCTTCAAGAAGgtttctcaagaaatcatttcaaaaagTACTCAAGAGTTTGAAAACtggccaaaacaaaaacaaagagtcTTTGGCTGTGTTTGGAGAAGCAGAAGCTGTAACAGTTGCTTTGTTTGAATCTCTATTTAGCTTCATGTCTGGACCAAAGGCTTGTGGCAAATGGTCACTGGTCTCAAAGATGATGAGCCAGAACAAAACTGCATGCGAAGCTGAAGTCAACGAATTTACAAGAGTGGACTTGGAGTGCCAATCAGAGAAGTCCTTGAAGATAGAAGATGTGCAGAACTTAGATTCATGCATTCAAGATCTTGAAGATGGAATTGAGTCACTCTCTAAATCTTTGATTAAATACAGAGTCTCGATTCTTAACATCTAA
- the LOC108834961 gene encoding serine/threonine-protein kinase BSK1 translates to MGCCQSLCPDEQNPLQPSQTHHGGGATTAAGLDNGGAGDVVGGGIQSFSEFSLSDLKAATNNFSSDNIVSESGEKAPNLVYKGRLENRRWIAVKKFTKMAWPHPKQFAEEAWGVGKLRHNRLANLIGYCCDGDERLLVAEFMPNDTLAKHLFHWENQTIEWAMRLRVGYHIAEALDYCSTEGLPLYHDLNAYRVLFDEDGDPRLSCFGLMKNSRDGKSYSTNLAYTPPEYLRNGRVTPESVTYSFGTVLLDLLSGKHIPPSHALDMIRGKNIIQLMDSHLEGKFSTEEATVVVELASQCLQYEPRERPNTKDLVATLAPLQTKPDVTSCVMLGIKKQEETPSTPQRPLSPLGEACSRMDLTAIHQILVMTHYRDDEGTNELSFQEWTQQIKDMLDARKRGDQAFRDKDFKTAIDCYSQFVDVGTMVSPTVFGRRSLCYLLCDQPDAALRDAMQAQCVYPDWPTAFYMQSVALAKLNMNTDAADMLNEAAQLEEKRQRGGGKGS, encoded by the exons ATGGGTTGTTGTCAATCCCTGTGTCCGGATGAACAAAACCCACTACAACCGTCTCAAACCCACCACGGCGGCGGCGCTACGACGGCGGCTGGACTCGATAACGGCGGAGCTGGTGATGTTGTTGGAGGAGGAATTCAGTCCTTCTCTGAGTTTTCTTTGTCCGACCTGAAAGCAGCCACGAACAACTTCAGCTCCGACAACATCGTATCGGAAAGCGGCGAGAAAGCCCCGAATCTTGTCTACAAAGGCCGACTTGAGAACCGTCGTTGGATCGCCGTCAAGAAGTTCACTAAGATGGCTTGGCCTCATCCTAAACAATTCGCG GAAGAAGCATGGGGTGTGGGGAAGCTAAGGCATAACCGGTTGGCGAATTTGATTGGATACTGCTGTGATGGAGATGAGAGGCTTCTTGTTGCTGAGTTCATGCCTAATGATACTCTCGCTAAGCATTTGTTCCATT GGGAGAATCAGACAATTGAATGGGCTATGAGGTTGCGAGTAGGGTATCATATAGCTGAAGCTTTGGATTATTGTAGTACTGAGGGTCTTCCGTTGTACCATGATTTAAATGCTTACAGGGTTCTCTTTGATGAG GATGGTGATCCTCGTCTCTCTTGTTTCGGCTTGATGAAGAACAGCCGAGACGGTAAAAGTTACAGCACAAATCTAGCATACACACCACCTGAGTATCTACGAAATG GAAGAGTGACACCTGAAAGTGTTACTTACAGCTTTGGAACTGTGCTTCTTGATTTACTTAGTGGCAAACACATCCCTCCAAGCCAT GCTCTGGATATGATACGTGGCAAGAATATTATCCAGTTGATGGATTCACACCTTGAGGGTAAGTTCTCAACGGAAGAAGCTACCGTAGTTGTCGAACTCGCCTCTCAGTGTCTGCAATACGAGCCTCGAGAGAGACCTAACACAAAAGATCTCGTCGCCACTCTTGCACCATTACAAACTAAACCAGAT GTTACTTCTTGCGTAATGCTTGGAATAAAGAAGCAAGAAGAGACACCTTCAACGCCACAGAGGCCACTTTCGCCGTTAGGTGAAGCTTGCTCAAGAATGGATCTCACAGCTATTCATCAGATCTTGGTCATGACACATTACAGAGACGACGAAGGGACCAACGAG TTATCTTTCCAAGAATGGACACAACAGATAAAAGATATGCTTGATGCAAGGAAACGTGGTGATCAAGCTTTCCGCGATAAAGATTTCAAAACCGCCATAGACTGTTACTCACAG TTTGTAGACGTTGGAACAATGGTGTCGCCAACTGTGTTTGGTCGGAGAAGTCTATGCTACTTGCTATGTGATCAACCAGACGCAGCACTACGCGACGCGATGCAAGCGCAATGCGTGTATCCTGACTGGCCAACGGCTTTCTACATGCAGTCCGTGGCATTagcgaagctgaatatgaacaCAGACGCAGCTGATATGTTGAACGAAGCAGCTCAGCTCGAAGAGAAGAGACAACGAGGCGGCGGCAAAGGATCTTGA